A genome region from Candidatus Methylomirabilis tolerans includes the following:
- a CDS encoding IscS subfamily cysteine desulfurase: MTVTLPIYMDHLATTPVAPEVFEAMRPYFCERFGNPASRSHSFGWMAEEAVEQARAQVAHVLGCKAAEIVWTSGATEANNLALKGVAAAYREKGRHLITSRIEHHAVLDSCKRLEQEGCQVTYLPVDNTGRIDPADVERAIRKDTVLISIMAANNEIGTLQPIAEIGRIAKRHGVLFHTDAAQYVGKLPLSVDDWQVDLLSASAHKCYGPKGVGVLYVRMTKPRVKLIPQMDGGGHEKGRRSGTLNVPGCVGFGAACVLAERELQTEPARLFTLRERLRNTLWSGLDYLRLNGHPTERLPGNLNVSFEFIEGEALLMALKGIAVSSGSACTSATVEPSYVLLALGLNKELAHASIRFGLGRSNTEEEVDHVGACVIESVVRLRALSPLYEMALEGIDVKGAQWSFRAC; encoded by the coding sequence ATGACAGTAACTCTTCCCATCTACATGGATCATCTGGCAACGACGCCCGTCGCCCCGGAGGTGTTCGAGGCGATGCGCCCATACTTTTGCGAGCGGTTCGGTAACCCAGCCTCTCGCAGCCACTCTTTTGGCTGGATGGCCGAAGAGGCAGTGGAACAAGCCCGGGCACAGGTTGCGCATGTGCTCGGCTGCAAGGCGGCGGAGATCGTCTGGACGAGCGGCGCTACGGAGGCGAACAACCTTGCCTTAAAAGGGGTAGCTGCCGCCTACCGGGAGAAGGGCCGACACCTCATCACCTCTCGGATCGAGCATCACGCCGTTCTCGACAGTTGCAAGCGACTGGAGCAAGAGGGCTGCCAGGTCACCTACCTCCCCGTGGACAACACAGGACGCATCGATCCGGCCGACGTAGAGCGAGCGATCAGGAAGGACACGGTTCTCATTTCAATCATGGCGGCGAACAACGAAATTGGGACACTGCAACCCATTGCCGAGATCGGCCGCATTGCCAAGCGGCATGGCGTCCTGTTTCATACTGACGCCGCTCAGTACGTGGGCAAGCTTCCGCTGTCGGTAGACGACTGGCAGGTCGATCTTCTCTCTGCGTCGGCGCATAAATGTTATGGCCCCAAAGGGGTAGGCGTGCTGTATGTGCGGATGACGAAGCCTCGCGTCAAGCTTATCCCACAGATGGATGGGGGCGGCCACGAAAAGGGCCGCCGCTCCGGGACGCTCAATGTCCCTGGGTGTGTCGGTTTCGGCGCGGCCTGTGTTCTTGCCGAGCGCGAGCTTCAGACCGAACCTGCGCGACTTTTCACGCTTCGTGAGCGCTTGCGGAATACCCTCTGGTCTGGGCTTGACTACCTGCGCCTCAACGGTCACCCGACCGAGCGCCTTCCCGGCAACCTGAATGTCTCCTTTGAGTTTATCGAGGGAGAGGCGCTGCTCATGGCGCTCAAGGGGATCGCCGTCTCATCCGGTTCTGCGTGCACCAGCGCGACGGTTGAGCCCTCGTATGTTTTGCTGGCGCTCGGCTTGAATAAGGAACTGGCTCATGCGAGCATTCGTTTTGGCCTTGGTCGGTCGAATACGGAAGAAGAGGTTGACCATGTTGGTGCTTGCGTGATAGAAAGCGTAGTTCGCCTTCGGGCGCTTTCACCCTTGTACGAGATGGCGCTGGAGGGCATCGACGTAAAAGGCGCACAATGGAGTTTCCGCGCCTGCTGA
- a CDS encoding iron-sulfur cluster assembly accessory protein, with the protein MVTLTESAASKVAGLLKAQATPEEGLRVRVVGGGCSGLSYQMEFDQPQAADKIFETNGVKVLVDPQSYIYLAGSEIDYIDSLQGAGFSLKNPNPKANCGC; encoded by the coding sequence ATGGTTACTCTTACCGAGTCGGCTGCATCGAAAGTGGCTGGCCTGCTCAAGGCGCAGGCGACGCCTGAAGAAGGTCTGCGGGTTCGTGTCGTCGGCGGTGGCTGCTCCGGTCTCTCCTATCAGATGGAGTTTGACCAACCTCAGGCGGCCGATAAAATCTTCGAGACAAACGGTGTCAAGGTCCTGGTGGACCCACAGAGTTACATCTACCTGGCCGGCTCTGAGATCGACTATATCGACAGCCTCCAGGGGGCCGGCTTCAGTTTGAAGAACCCCAACCCAAAGGCGAACTGCGGCTGCTGA
- a CDS encoding flippase-like domain-containing protein: MHQKTDTRGPRIFHILVPLAGVVLFGYLVYKAGPGELWEGVVRFGFGLVLFLALEGVGDVMRAMATRYCFSPDSPKVPLLNLLYARCAAAAYNFITPTSGFGGEVVKVMLLEKYVPRAEAARVVIIDKFTYGIVQFGMAFAGSAVVLFWTPLDFSVKLAFWAASALMWGGFIGFLVFQRQGWFGGFLGRAVGGIAGRQAREWIETHLAELDGRLRSHYEKQRKELILSMFWHAMAFTMGIVQAGIFLRFVFGVDDWTKASVIWFFGSWFDCIVFMVPAGLGTQELTRALIFEQAIGFTFAEGIAFSMILRINQLFWTAVGLATYALEMTLSRRRPGGAPVG, from the coding sequence ATGCATCAGAAAACGGATACGCGCGGTCCCCGAATCTTCCATATCCTCGTGCCGCTTGCCGGCGTTGTGCTCTTCGGCTACCTGGTGTACAAAGCGGGTCCGGGAGAGCTGTGGGAGGGAGTCGTACGCTTCGGCTTCGGGCTTGTCCTCTTTCTGGCACTGGAGGGGGTGGGTGACGTCATGCGCGCGATGGCGACACGCTACTGTTTCAGCCCGGACAGCCCGAAGGTTCCGCTGCTGAATCTGTTGTACGCGCGTTGCGCTGCGGCGGCGTATAACTTCATCACTCCGACCTCAGGGTTCGGCGGCGAGGTGGTCAAGGTGATGCTCTTGGAAAAATACGTTCCACGCGCCGAGGCGGCGAGAGTGGTCATCATCGATAAGTTTACATACGGTATCGTACAGTTTGGAATGGCCTTTGCCGGATCGGCGGTAGTCTTGTTCTGGACGCCGCTGGACTTCAGCGTAAAGCTTGCGTTTTGGGCTGCAAGCGCGCTCATGTGGGGCGGCTTTATCGGCTTTCTGGTCTTCCAGCGGCAGGGGTGGTTCGGTGGATTTCTCGGCCGCGCCGTAGGGGGTATTGCCGGACGGCAGGCGCGCGAGTGGATCGAGACGCACCTTGCCGAGCTGGACGGGCGGCTACGCAGTCATTATGAGAAGCAGCGAAAGGAGCTGATTCTGTCGATGTTCTGGCACGCCATGGCGTTTACAATGGGGATCGTGCAGGCGGGGATTTTCCTCCGGTTTGTCTTCGGTGTGGACGACTGGACTAAGGCATCTGTGATCTGGTTCTTCGGGAGCTGGTTCGATTGTATTGTTTTCATGGTTCCGGCGGGGCTTGGAACGCAGGAGCTGACACGCGCGCTGATCTTCGAACAGGCGATCGGTTTTACCTTTGCCGAGGGTATAGCATTTTCGATGATCCTGCGAATTAACCAGCTATTCTGGACTGCGGTCGGGCTGGCGACGTACGCGCTGGAGATGACGCTGAGCCGGCGGCGGCCAGGAGGCGCGCCAGTCGGATGA
- a CDS encoding radical SAM protein has protein sequence MSKAGLYWRLLQGVVENPRYYYFILQRNAYSKTARRLAKNDIPENGTFYPVKLDLRIIYGCNLRCKMCGQWGDTGTYFSYDTAKLQRKLDIEVIERVVKELVPHGLRYVDIEGGETFLYPQIIELFRMLKRHHLFVKPVTNGTLLKKYASELIDTGIDAIHVSVDGDKEAHNFVRQADWAYDKMLEGLEAIIVERERRNRHTPLVHVSFTMTRHNKSSSVLKLCEELAGKGLLDVLTIKSNPIWVPTTKGEAYNKIVAEYFGANGLTSWMGFIEDYRDFEEEAKEIAEAIRRLKTTNYDFFVHYLPSIPLAEVPKLYADYNWNLGRTHCPIPYLEPTIDVDGHVYPCNLFADEPLSMGNVYEKSFLEIWFGDRYQTFRRMLSEQGGLLPICNRCCQLTEH, from the coding sequence ATGTCAAAAGCCGGCCTGTATTGGCGCCTCCTCCAGGGCGTCGTCGAAAATCCTCGCTACTACTACTTTATCCTGCAAAGGAACGCCTACAGCAAGACTGCCAGACGACTCGCGAAAAACGACATTCCTGAAAATGGAACCTTCTACCCCGTCAAGCTTGATCTACGTATCATCTACGGCTGTAACCTCCGCTGCAAGATGTGCGGCCAGTGGGGCGATACGGGGACCTACTTCAGTTACGATACCGCCAAGCTCCAGCGCAAACTCGATATCGAGGTGATCGAAAGGGTTGTGAAGGAACTCGTACCGCACGGCCTGAGGTACGTCGATATAGAGGGTGGTGAGACGTTCCTCTATCCGCAGATCATCGAGCTCTTTCGGATGCTCAAGCGTCACCATCTCTTTGTAAAGCCCGTCACGAACGGCACGCTCTTGAAAAAATATGCGAGCGAGTTAATCGATACGGGAATCGATGCGATCCATGTCTCGGTCGACGGCGACAAGGAGGCGCACAACTTCGTGCGTCAAGCGGACTGGGCGTACGACAAGATGCTGGAGGGGCTGGAGGCGATCATCGTGGAGCGCGAGCGTCGCAATCGCCATACGCCGCTTGTGCATGTAAGCTTCACCATGACACGCCACAACAAGTCCTCGTCGGTACTCAAGCTCTGTGAGGAGCTGGCTGGAAAAGGGCTACTGGACGTCCTTACCATCAAGTCGAACCCGATTTGGGTACCCACCACCAAGGGCGAAGCCTATAACAAGATTGTTGCGGAATATTTCGGCGCCAACGGTCTGACGAGTTGGATGGGGTTCATCGAGGACTATCGCGATTTCGAGGAGGAGGCGAAGGAGATCGCGGAGGCTATCCGCCGGCTCAAGACCACGAATTACGACTTTTTCGTTCACTACCTCCCGTCGATTCCATTGGCAGAGGTTCCGAAGCTCTACGCGGACTACAACTGGAACCTCGGCCGTACGCACTGCCCGATACCTTACCTTGAGCCGACGATCGATGTTGACGGTCATGTGTACCCGTGCAATCTCTTCGCGGACGAACCGCTCTCGATGGGAAACGTGTACGAGAAGTCGTTTCTCGAGATCTGGTTTGGCGACAGGTATCAGACCTTCAGACGGATGCTGTCGGAGCAAGGTGGGCTTCTGCCGATCTGTAACCGCTGCTGCCAACTCACCGAACATTAA